The segment ATTACATAGTCTAAAGCTGGATTAAATGTAATATAGGTTGTTGAATAACTAATTTTTACAAATGTTAAAAAGCATTTATGCGCGAGCATGTGTTTAATAATTTTAAATGTGCATTAGTAAATTCTTTAAAAATTTTTAAAAGTAAGTGCGTTAGCGCGATGAAAACTATAGATTCCAAGGATATTTTCTAGAACTTATTTTGCTGTTAACCTTATTAAATTCGTCTATAAGATACGATAAAAGAACCCACTTAATATGGCGTTCATAACGTTTTTGTCCGTAAAGTCTAGGGTTTTCTAGGTTATAGAGTCCCTTAAGTATAGAAAATAATTGTTCAATTTTTAGCCTATTTTTATATAAATTTTTACCTATTGGCGATTGCATAAAAAGAGCATTTTTATATCTAGATTCATCTTTAAAAGATTCTATACTCTTTGCTTTACGCATATTTACGTCTGTTAATAAATTATATTCTAGAGTTTTAGAAACTTTAAACCATTGAGCATCATCATAAGCAGCATCGGCAAGTACAATAAATGGATTATAAGTTTTCAGTTCATATAACAATCCTTGAACTTGATTATCATATACATTTGCAGTAGTTATAGAAAATGACAAAGGTAATATACTATCACATACACAAGCGGTACAATGTAACTTATATCCTTTATATCTGCCAAGTCGAGTTCCTTTTCCGTACCTAGCTTCGCTATCATATAATGAGCTCCTTAATGCAGTACCATCAATAGCACAAATTCTAGTTGATGGATTTATAAGTTCAATAAGCATAGCATAAATGCCATAGTACACGTATTTTTCTAAAGCTATCGCTCTTAAAGAAAATGTAGAATGGTCAGGAACTTCTTTTAAACCTATAATCTTTTGAAATACAATATCTTGTTTAATTTTATATTCAAGTTCTCTAAGACTAAAAATACTATTATTTACACCATATATCATACATGCAACAATTTGTTGATCTGAATATTTAGGCGGTCTACCTTTAGCTTTTCTAGTATTAATGCCAAGTTTATTAAATGCAATATTAACAGTTTCAAAAATTTTAAAATAAATGTTTTCGCTTTGTATATTTAATGTTATAATCATACTTGAGTCATCCTTTGTATATTATGGTTTTTTTAGCGAGAACATTATATCACAAAGTGATGACTTATTTATTTTTTTGTATTTTTAATTATTCAACAACCTAGTAATAGTATAAATCGTTTTATATCCTCTTATCTTTTATTATTTATCTACATAATTAATTCTGAACAATATGATACCTTTAATACTTAAATCAGGTAATTATTTTTAGATTTTATATATCATATTTTTACATTTTAGAATATAAACCTTATAATTCATTATTATTTTTATGTAACACTTCGTTTAATTTCTACATATTAATATTAATAAAGATAAATAATTCTCTTAATACAGGAGGAATCAAATATGATGTCAAATGAATGTCTTAATCAGATTTGTTGTCCAAGCTCTTGCATGTGTCCTACACAATGTTACATGCCTTCTATGCCATGCTGCATGCCTTCTACACAATGTTGTATGAATTGTTGTTGTTGCTGTTGTCATTGTAACAATATAGGTGATATCTTTCCTACACCACCATCTTCAAATGGAGAAATTAGTGGAGATTGGGGACCTCTTCACTGGGATATCCAATATAATATAGATCCAAGTGATATTTATAAAGATAATTTTAAAATAAACGTAACATTTTCAGGTATAACTATAGTTGATACTGTACTTGATGCACAACATCCAAAAGTAGATATTAACTTAACTATATCAGGTGTAGGTATTATAGGTGAATTAGGTGTTGATTTCGCAAATAGACTTGTATACTTGAAAGGTAATTTGAATTTCATATTTTATCAAAAAGCTTTTAACTTAGTACTTTTAAGATTTTAATATTGATGGTAAACTAAAATTTTTTCAATAGAAAATTAGCTACTAAATTGATTCATATGATATTTTTAAAACTATTTTAAAGTAAATTTAACACTTTGAAAGTAAATATGGTTGATATTAATTATTTTTATAAATAGAAAAACTACAAATAAATAAAAATAGCTAAATCTATCTATATAGGTTTAGCTATTTTTATTTATACAAAATTTTAATATTAAACACTTTTTTTCATGAACAAATACATTATAAAATTACACTTTATTGTTTATCTTTGTCTTATATTAAAATATAGTTTTATAAATTTAATAAATTATTAATAACGAATCTTTATATATAATATCAAAATAAATTTTATTATAATTAATAGATGCATTGAATACATACCTATCCAATGCATTATATAATCAAATTATAAAATATTTACATTTGTTCTTAACATCCATAGTAATTAGAACAACATTTACAACACAAACCAGGGCAACAATTGTAACATAAATTAGGACAACAATTGCAACATAAACTACTTGGTGGCATTATTGGGCTATCAACACATGGTCTTTTATATAAAGATGGATTATATATTGTTCCATATACTGAAAAACAATTTGAAGTTAGAGTTTGTATACGATTATCATATAAGATGTGGAGATCTCCAAAAATCCATACTCTTATTTGTAAATTTACATAAGGAGTCCCTTCTGCAATATATAATCTACGTGTCATGCCCACGGCAAATATTCCACTATCTTCTTGAACGGGTTGTCCATTAATTATATAAGTTATAACAAATCTTGCAAAATATCCACCATTATTTGTTACTTCTATATAAGTTTTCGGTTGATTTTCATTGTTCATCATTATACATCCCATATATAGCACCTCTAAATTACAGTAAACTTTTGTACCAATAACTATAATATTTTCTTGTCTTTATTTTGTTACCAATTAAATTAATTTTTTTATAATTTTGTCTAAGTATTAATTTATTTATATTAATAGTTTTAATAATTTTTCTTTTATACGCTTACTCACTTCTAAAAAACTAACGGCATATAATACAGTGACATAACCAATACAAGGAGGTAGTTTTTAGTTTATGAGAAAAAAAATTATAAGTACATCCTTAGCTATTATGTTCCTTTTAACTTCTGTGCTATTTACAGGATGTAGTCAAAAAAAAGAAACTAACCTGCAAAAAGTTAGATTAAATGAAGTTGTTCGTTCTGTTTTTTATGCTCCTATGTATGTTGCTATAAATGAAGGCTTCTTTAAAGAAGAAGGCTTAGATATTGATCTTTCCACCGGTCAAGGTGCTGATAAAACTATGCAACAAGTTTTATCTGGAAGCTCCGATATAGGATTTTGTGGACCTGAACAAATAATTTATATCTATAATCAAAAGCGTGAAGACTTACCTATTTTGTTCGCTCAATTAACAGCAACAGATGGATCATTTTTAGTTGGAAGAAATAAAACAAAAAATTTTGATTGGAATAGCTTAAAAGGAAAAACTATTATAGGTGGAAGACCTGGCGGTGTTCCTGAAATGAGCCTTGAATATGTTCTTAAGAGTCATAAACTAACACCTAATAAAGATGCAAAGCTAATAACTAATTTAGATTTTACAGCTACATCTAGTGCTTTTAAGGCTGGTACTGGAGACTATGTAACATTGTTTGAACCTAATGCAAGTGTTCTTGAAGATTCTAATGGTGGGTTTATAGTAGACTCTATAGGAAAAAATATAGGTTCACTTCCTTACACTTGTTATTTTGCCACTCAATCTTACATGAAGAAAAATCCTGAAGTAATACAAAAATTCACAAAAGCCATTTATAAAGCTCAAGTATGGGTTGCTAATCATAACAATGAAGATATAGCAAAATCAATTTCATCTTTCTTCCCAGGAAGTAATGTAAATATACTATCAAACGTTGTTAAAAACTATAAAAAAATAAATGCCTTTGCACCAAATCCTATTATAAAACCTGATGATTTAAATAGACTCATGGATGTAATTCAATCTTATAAATCTGACTTAATTAAAGAACGTCCTAATTTTAAATCAATCGTTAATACAACATTTGCAGAGAATGTATTGAAATAAAAAATATCCCCTATGTGTTCATAGGGGATATTTTTTATTTATCACTTGCGATTTCTTCCATAGTTTTACTTACCACGCTATGCATCAAATCTATTTTATTACTATCTAAATTTTTGAAAGCTACCGCAAGCATTAATTTAATTCTATTTATCTGATTTACTTCACTTGCACCAGGGTCATAGTCTATAGCAACAATATTAGTATCCTTATATCTTCTTCTTAATTCTTTTATAACCCCTTTTCCCGTTACATGATTCGGAAGACATGCAAATGGTTGAATACATGCTATATTTTTAACCCCTGAATTTATAAGTTCTATCATTTCAGCTGTTAAAAACCATCCTTCTCCTGTTTGATTTCCTATTGATAAAATAGGTTCTGCTCCTTTTGCAAGCTCCTTTATCTCTACAGGTGATGTAAATCTTTTACTTTCTTTTAAAGCTTTCCTTATATCTTTTCTAAACAATTCTATATACCAAATAGCGATATCGCTTATTATCTTTGACTTAAACTTACCATTTAAATATTTATATTTAAATGTCTCATCATATGCACAATACAAGAAGAAATCCATAAGATCAGGAACCACTACCTCAGCTCCCTCACTTTCCAATATACCTACAATATCATTATTAGCTGTAGGATGATATTTAACGAGAATTTCTCCAACAACCCCTACTCTAGGCTTCTTTATATCAAGTATTTCTAGATTATCAAAATCTTTAACTATAGCATAAATATATTGTTTTGCTAATTTAAAATTTCCATTTCGTATAACTTCTTTACATTTCTCATTCCACTTGTCATACAATAAATTTGCAGAACCTTTTATCTTTTCATAAGGTCTAACTTTATATAAAACCCTCATAAATAGATCTCCTAGTACTAAAGCTAATATCCCTTTTTTAATCATAGTATAGGATATTTCAAGACCTGGATTATCTTCAAGCCCTACACAATTTAAAGATATAACAGGAATGTTTGAGTATCCTGCTTCTTTTAAAGCTTTTCTTAAAAAGGCTATATAGTTACTTGCTCTACATCCTCCTCCAGTTTGAGTTATTATAAGAGAAGTATTATTAACATCATACTTTCCAGATTGAAGAGCTTCTATTAATTGTCCTATTACAATAATAGATGGATAACAAGCATCATTATTTACATATTTAAGCCCAGTCTCTACAGCACCTTTATCAACTGATGGAAGTATTTCCACATTATATCCAGATGATAAAAAGGCCTCTTGTACAAGCTTAAAATGTATTGGAGACATTTGAGGAGCTAAAATAGTATGTTTCTTTCTCATTTCTTTTGTAAATGGTACTTTTACCATAGGTTTATAGTTATCCTCTGGTTCTATTCCCATTTTATCTCGTTCATCCATAGCAGCTTTTAATGAACGCATTCTTATTCTTATAGCTCCTAAATTACTAACCTCATCAATTTTTATTAAAGTATATATTTTATTGTTACCTCTTAAAATTTCTTCTACTTGATCTGATGTTACTGCATCTAATCCACAACCAAATGAAGTTAACTGAACAAGTTCTAAATCTTTTCTTGTTGATACAAAACTTGCAGCTGCATATAACCTAGAATGATATACCCATTGATCAAGAACTCTTAAAGGTCTTTTAACTTTTCCTAAATGTGCTATAGAGTCTTCAGTAAATACTACCATATCATATTCTGTAATTAAGTTACCTATTCCATGTTGTATCTCTTGATCTACATGATAAGGTCTTCCTGCAAGAACTATACCCTTTTTCCCTGTTAAATTCATGTATGTTAATGCTTCTTCACCTTTATTTCTTATATCATTTTTAAAATTTTCTCTCTCACGCCATGCCTTTTCAGTAGCAATATCAATTTCTCGTTTGGAAATTTGAAATTCCTTAAATACATAATAAAGTCGCTTTGAAAGTTTCTCTTTATCGTTCATAGCTATAAAAGGATTAATAAACTTAATATTTTTTTCTCTTATAATATCCATATTATTTTTTATAACTTCAGGATAAGAAGTTACTATTGGACAACTATAGTTATTATCCGCTCCTTCTTGTTCCTTTTTATCAAATGGAATACATGGATAAAATATCATATCAACATCTTTCTTTATTAAATCCATTATATGACCATGAACAAGTTTTGCTGGATAACATACTGACTCTGATGGTATAGTCTCCATTCCAAGTTGATATACATCCTTTGATGATCTTCTTGAAATTTCTACTCTAAATCCAAGCTCATTAAAAAAAGTAAACCAAAATGGATAGTTTTCATACATATTTAGCACTCTAGGAATTCCAACAGTTCCTCTTTGAGCTTCTTCTTTAGTAAGTGGCATATAATTAAACAGTCTTTTATATTTATATTCATAAAGATTTGGTATGTCTTTTTTTGCTTTTCCACTGCCCAAGCCCTTTTCACATCTATTTCCTGATATAAATACTCCACCATCAGAAAATTTATTGATAGTTAAAAGACAATTGTTACCACATCCTCCACAACGTTTTAGATTAGAATTAACTTCAAGTCTATCTAACTCTTCTATGGAAATCAACGTAGTTTTATGCCCTTTTTCATATCTTTCTTTGGCTACTAACGCTACTCCAAAAGCTCCCATAAGACCTGCTATATCAGGTCTTACTACTTCTCTTCCTGATATAATCTCAAAACTTCTAAGAATGGCATCATTATAAAAAGTTCCACCTTGAACGATAATTTTTTTTCCCATTTTTTCTGGATTTCTAAGCTTTATAACCTTATATAGAGCATTTTTTATAACTGAATAAGATAATCCTGCTGATATATCTCCCACAGTTGCCCCTTCTTTTTGTGCTTGTTTAACCTTAGAATTCATGAATACAGTACATCTTGACCCTAAATCAACAGGTTCTTTTGCAAGTACCGCAGTATTTGCAAAATCCTCCACTCTCATATCTAAAGACTTTGCAAAAGTTTCGATAAATGAACCACATCCTGATGAACATGCTTCATTTAACATGATACTATCAATTACTCCATTTTTAATCATCATGCACTTCATGTCTTGTCCACCAATATCTAAAATAAACTCCACACCTGGCAAAAAGAATTCTGCTGCTTTATAATGTGCTATAGTTTCAATTTCCCCTATATCCATTTTTAAAGCATTCTTAATTAGCCCTTCACCATACCCTGTAACTCCACAGTTTACTATATTGCAGCTTTCCGGCAATTTACTATATATGTCTTTTAAAACTTTTGCTGTAATCTCAAGAGGCTTACCTTCATTACTTCCATAATACGAATATAATAAAGAACCATCTTCACCTATTAATGTTACCTTTGTAGTAGTAGAACCTGCATCTACTCCTAAAAAACAATTCCCTTTGTAATTAGATAACTGATCTCTTCTAACTTTACATTCTGAGTGCCTTTGTTTAAAAGTTTGCAGCTCTAATTCATTATTGAATAAAGGCTCTAATCTAGTTACCTCATTATCAACATTCTCTCTTAGTTTAGGCAATTTTTTATAAAGTGATTTGAATGTAATACTTTTTTCTTCCTTAGCTCCTAATGCCGCTCCCATTGCAACGAATAATTGTGAGTTATTAGGAAATATAACTTGTTCATCTTTAAGCTTTAAAGTTTCTATAAATCTTTTTCTAAGCTCTGATAAAAAATATAATGGTCCTCCAAGGAAAGCTACCCTTCCCCTTATTGGCTTACCACACGCAAGTCCACTTATAGTTTGATTTACCACAGCCTGAAAAATTGAAACAGCTAAATCTTCTTTCGCTGCACCTTCATTTAAAAGTGGTTGAATATCTGTTTTTGCAAAAACTCCACATCTAGATGCTATGGGATAAATTACTTTATATTTTTTTGCAAGTTCATTTAATCCTTTAGCATCTGTTTGAAGAAGTGCTGCCATTTGATCTATAAATGCGCCAGTTCCACCTGCACAAGTACCATTCATCCTTTGTTCTACACCATTTTTAAAATAAGTTATTTTTGCATCTTCCCCGCCAAGTTCTATAGCTACATCAGTTTCTGGAATAATATCTTCTACGGTTTTAGTAGATGCAATCACTTCTTGAATAAAGGATACATTTAACCATCTGGAAACTGCAAGTCCGCCAGAACCTGTTATCATAATACTTATATCATAGTTTTTAAATTTTAAGTACGCCTCTTCCATAAGATTAATAATTGTACTTTTTATATCGGAAAAATGTCTTTTATACTTTCCATAAATTAGATTATTTCTTGTATCTAAAGCTACTAGTTTAACCGTTGTTGATCCTACATCTAATCCAAAATATAATATTTCTCTCATATTTCCCTTCCTACTCTTTGCAATATTTTGTATATAAAATAACTATATTTATTAGATAGCAGTATTTGTATATAACTCCAATAGATTTTCAATATATTATAAAATTATTATTAATTTTTTTCAACACTTGGTTTTATTCTTTTTATGGCACTTTTAACCATTTATCTTCGTATAAATTCATGCTATCTATTCTAATCTATCTATTATATTATCTATTGATATTTAACATTGTCCTTTTTTATTCATGTAACATATACTAAATTATAAAGTCTTAGGAGTTGATATCTTATGAAAGAATTAAAAATGTCCCATATATTTTTAAATTACCATACTACTAAAGGTGAAACTGAAGCATTAAAAGATATTACCTTTTCTGTATACCACGGAGACTTTATAAGCATTGTCGGTCCATCTGGTTGTGGAAAATCTACTATACTTAACATTATAGCTGGACTTTTAACTCCATCTAAAGGTGAAGTTTTAATAGATAATAAAAAACTTAATGAATCATCATTAAAAATAGGATATATGCTTCAAAAAGACCACTTATTCGATTGGCTTACGGTATTAGATAATGTTTTTTTGGGACTAAAGATTCAAAATACATTAAATAATCAAAATAAAGAACAAGTAAAAAAATTATTAAAAAATTATAACCTATGGGATTTTAGAAATCACTTTCCAAGCCAATTATCCGGTGGAATGAGACAAAGAGTTGCTCTAATTAGAACTCTTGCTGTAGATCCAAATATTTTATTGTTGGACGAACCTTTTTCAGCTCTTGACTATCAAAGTAGATTAAAAGCAAGTGATGATATATTTAGAATAATAAAACAAGAAAATAAAACCGCTATCATGGTAACTCATGATATATCAGAAGCAATATCAATGTCAACTAGAGTCGTTGTGTTTTCAAAACGTCCTGCCATGATAAAAAAAGAAATTCCTGTTGATTTGTCGGCTAAATATAATTCTCCTATTAAATCTAGAGAAGATCCTGAATTTAGAGTTTATTTCAACTACATTTGGAAGGAGATTGATTCTAATGAATAACTACAGCTTAGAACATGAAAAATATTTAAAAACCGTGAAAAAAAATAAGCAAAAAGTTATATTTACAAGATTGCTAATATTAGTACTTTTCTTTGTTTTTTGGGAAATAGCTGGAGATATGAAATTAATAGATCCATTTTTAACAAGCACACCATCAAGAATGTGGAAAAGCTTAGTTAAAATCTATACTGAAGGAACCTTGTTTAAACATATCTCCATAACATGCTTCGAAACCATACTGGGCTTTCTTTTAAGTACAATACTTGGTACTATTATCGCTATACTATTATGGTGGTCAGACTTTGCCTGTAAAGTACTAGATCCATACCTTGTAGTTCTAAATGCCTTGCCTAAAGTTGCACTTGCTCCAATTATTATATTTTGGGTTGGTAATGGAACATCTGCAATTGTTTTAATCACTGTTTTAATTTCCATTGTTGTAACAATATTAAATATATTAAATGGATTTAAAGAGATAGACGAAGATAAAATTAAGCTTCTTAAAACCTTTGGTGCAACTAAATTTCAAATACTACGTTATCTTGTAATTCCAGCCACAATTCCTACCATAATAGCTTCATTAAAAATAAATGTAGGACTTTCTTGGGTAGGCGTAATAATGGGTGAATTCTTAGTAGCTAAAAGTGGTCTCGGATTCTTAATAATATTCGGTGGTCAAATTTCTCAATTAGATATGGTTATGATGAGTATACTAATACTTTCAATTCTTGCATTTTTGATGTATGAACTAGTAGCTATTTTCCAAAAACGTATAACTAAAAACCAATATCATATAAACTAAATTATAGAAATATGAATAAATTTTCCTTAAAGCGATAATAATTAAATATACGTATAAATTATTTATGTTTAATTATTTTTATCCAAACTTTAAGGAGGATACTATGAGTTACTTTGAAAATGCTAATAATCTTTATAATAAAAAAGAATATAAAAAAGCTATAGATATATATAAAAAAGCTATAGAATACAAAGAAAATACTACTGCTTCTTTGTATAATACAGCAGTATGTTTTATTAAATTAGGAGATTATAAAAGAGCAATTCCTCTTTTAAGGTCTGCAATATCAGAAAAAAGAGATAGCCGATACTATTTTAATCTAGGATATTGCTACTCTATGTTAAAAGATAATAAAAGAGCTTTAGTAAATTTTAATACTGCTTGGGCTTTAAATAATGACGATAAGGATTGTGAAAAAGCTATTAATCTAATAATCAATAACTATAAAAATAAAAAGTTCTAATTACTTTTTTAGTAATTAGAACTTTTTTTATCCTGCTATTTTTGCTTGCCTATGATCTAAATTAAATATTGAACTATCAAAATAGTTTCCGCCCTTATAAAAAGTAGCATCAACATTAATCCATCTTTTTTCATCTTCTACATATACTTGATTCCAAGCATGACTAATCCAATTAGAACCATTGAATCCTTCACCTGTAATTACCCTAACTTTTAATCCATTGGCCTTTCCCATCGCTGCATAAAGACAAGCATAATCAAAACATATCCCTTTTCTTGTATAAAAAGTATTAATAGCACCTGATTTCATAGCAAAATTATTATCTAGTATACTATCTGCTTTTTTATAATCATAGTCTATGTTCTTTCCAATCCAATCATATATTGTTTTAGCTTTTGCTTTTGGGCTATTTTTATCTTTAACTAGATTTCTTGCAAAATCATTTATTTCGTTATTAGACCGCAATCCCTCATTCAATGTTATACCATTATAATAAACAATTGTTTTACTTCCTATTCCATTGTTTTCAGTAGAATCTTGTGAATCATTTTTAACTACAATTTTGAAAGAATTATTTATTATTTTAGGAAGTTCCTTTGCAATATTTGAATTAGTAATAGGGCTTATAAATTCTCTTGAAACAAATGCATATACATCTGATTTTTCAAGTTTTCTACTGTAATCTTGATTAATTCCAAGCATACTAAAAACATTTAAGAAAAATGTTGCAAGTAAAATAAAACATATTGATTTTGGAGTTTGACATATTGCTCCTATAATTCTTTTAATAAAATTACTTTTTTCTCTTAATAATCTTTCAAGTCCATCTAAAAGAGGATAAAATGTAATTCTATTTACACATGCTATTATAATATCAATTATTTTGTAGATTATAAAAATAACAATTGGCATACAAACTACATATATAATGATAGGTTTTCCTTCTATTAAATATATAATATTTTTAGGAATACAATCATATATGGTTTTATATATCCCTTTATTATTTTCTATAAAAATACTTTTGGTCATATATGCACCTAAGATAGATCCTATTATAAAAGAAACATAACTTCCAGCATCCTCTATATCATTTTTTAAATTTTTAGAAGAAAATTTAAACAAAAATCCCTTTATTATAGGATAAGCAAATATCACTGATAACATAATATCTATGGGATTCTCTGCGATAAAATTAATTGCATTATTCATTTTCCACTATTCCCTTTAACGTATTTTTAATATCTTCCC is part of the Clostridium botulinum genome and harbors:
- a CDS encoding transposase: MIITLNIQSENIYFKIFETVNIAFNKLGINTRKAKGRPPKYSDQQIVACMIYGVNNSIFSLRELEYKIKQDIVFQKIIGLKEVPDHSTFSLRAIALEKYVYYGIYAMLIELINPSTRICAIDGTALRSSLYDSEARYGKGTRLGRYKGYKLHCTACVCDSILPLSFSITTANVYDNQVQGLLYELKTYNPFIVLADAAYDDAQWFKVSKTLEYNLLTDVNMRKAKSIESFKDESRYKNALFMQSPIGKNLYKNRLKIEQLFSILKGLYNLENPRLYGQKRYERHIKWVLLSYLIDEFNKVNSKISSRKYPWNL
- a CDS encoding ABC transporter substrate-binding protein; this translates as MRKKIISTSLAIMFLLTSVLFTGCSQKKETNLQKVRLNEVVRSVFYAPMYVAINEGFFKEEGLDIDLSTGQGADKTMQQVLSGSSDIGFCGPEQIIYIYNQKREDLPILFAQLTATDGSFLVGRNKTKNFDWNSLKGKTIIGGRPGGVPEMSLEYVLKSHKLTPNKDAKLITNLDFTATSSAFKAGTGDYVTLFEPNASVLEDSNGGFIVDSIGKNIGSLPYTCYFATQSYMKKNPEVIQKFTKAIYKAQVWVANHNNEDIAKSISSFFPGSNVNILSNVVKNYKKINAFAPNPIIKPDDLNRLMDVIQSYKSDLIKERPNFKSIVNTTFAENVLK
- a CDS encoding 2-hydroxyacyl-CoA dehydratase, coding for MREILYFGLDVGSTTVKLVALDTRNNLIYGKYKRHFSDIKSTIINLMEEAYLKFKNYDISIMITGSGGLAVSRWLNVSFIQEVIASTKTVEDIIPETDVAIELGGEDAKITYFKNGVEQRMNGTCAGGTGAFIDQMAALLQTDAKGLNELAKKYKVIYPIASRCGVFAKTDIQPLLNEGAAKEDLAVSIFQAVVNQTISGLACGKPIRGRVAFLGGPLYFLSELRKRFIETLKLKDEQVIFPNNSQLFVAMGAALGAKEEKSITFKSLYKKLPKLRENVDNEVTRLEPLFNNELELQTFKQRHSECKVRRDQLSNYKGNCFLGVDAGSTTTKVTLIGEDGSLLYSYYGSNEGKPLEITAKVLKDIYSKLPESCNIVNCGVTGYGEGLIKNALKMDIGEIETIAHYKAAEFFLPGVEFILDIGGQDMKCMMIKNGVIDSIMLNEACSSGCGSFIETFAKSLDMRVEDFANTAVLAKEPVDLGSRCTVFMNSKVKQAQKEGATVGDISAGLSYSVIKNALYKVIKLRNPEKMGKKIIVQGGTFYNDAILRSFEIISGREVVRPDIAGLMGAFGVALVAKERYEKGHKTTLISIEELDRLEVNSNLKRCGGCGNNCLLTINKFSDGGVFISGNRCEKGLGSGKAKKDIPNLYEYKYKRLFNYMPLTKEEAQRGTVGIPRVLNMYENYPFWFTFFNELGFRVEISRRSSKDVYQLGMETIPSESVCYPAKLVHGHIMDLIKKDVDMIFYPCIPFDKKEQEGADNNYSCPIVTSYPEVIKNNMDIIREKNIKFINPFIAMNDKEKLSKRLYYVFKEFQISKREIDIATEKAWRERENFKNDIRNKGEEALTYMNLTGKKGIVLAGRPYHVDQEIQHGIGNLITEYDMVVFTEDSIAHLGKVKRPLRVLDQWVYHSRLYAAASFVSTRKDLELVQLTSFGCGLDAVTSDQVEEILRGNNKIYTLIKIDEVSNLGAIRIRMRSLKAAMDERDKMGIEPEDNYKPMVKVPFTKEMRKKHTILAPQMSPIHFKLVQEAFLSSGYNVEILPSVDKGAVETGLKYVNNDACYPSIIVIGQLIEALQSGKYDVNNTSLIITQTGGGCRASNYIAFLRKALKEAGYSNIPVISLNCVGLEDNPGLEISYTMIKKGILALVLGDLFMRVLYKVRPYEKIKGSANLLYDKWNEKCKEVIRNGNFKLAKQYIYAIVKDFDNLEILDIKKPRVGVVGEILVKYHPTANNDIVGILESEGAEVVVPDLMDFFLYCAYDETFKYKYLNGKFKSKIISDIAIWYIELFRKDIRKALKESKRFTSPVEIKELAKGAEPILSIGNQTGEGWFLTAEMIELINSGVKNIACIQPFACLPNHVTGKGVIKELRRRYKDTNIVAIDYDPGASEVNQINRIKLMLAVAFKNLDSNKIDLMHSVVSKTMEEIASDK
- a CDS encoding ABC transporter ATP-binding protein, with protein sequence MKELKMSHIFLNYHTTKGETEALKDITFSVYHGDFISIVGPSGCGKSTILNIIAGLLTPSKGEVLIDNKKLNESSLKIGYMLQKDHLFDWLTVLDNVFLGLKIQNTLNNQNKEQVKKLLKNYNLWDFRNHFPSQLSGGMRQRVALIRTLAVDPNILLLDEPFSALDYQSRLKASDDIFRIIKQENKTAIMVTHDISEAISMSTRVVVFSKRPAMIKKEIPVDLSAKYNSPIKSREDPEFRVYFNYIWKEIDSNE
- a CDS encoding ABC transporter permease; this encodes MNNYSLEHEKYLKTVKKNKQKVIFTRLLILVLFFVFWEIAGDMKLIDPFLTSTPSRMWKSLVKIYTEGTLFKHISITCFETILGFLLSTILGTIIAILLWWSDFACKVLDPYLVVLNALPKVALAPIIIFWVGNGTSAIVLITVLISIVVTILNILNGFKEIDEDKIKLLKTFGATKFQILRYLVIPATIPTIIASLKINVGLSWVGVIMGEFLVAKSGLGFLIIFGGQISQLDMVMMSILILSILAFLMYELVAIFQKRITKNQYHIN
- a CDS encoding tetratricopeptide repeat protein, with protein sequence MKYTYKLFMFNYFYPNFKEDTMSYFENANNLYNKKEYKKAIDIYKKAIEYKENTTASLYNTAVCFIKLGDYKRAIPLLRSAISEKRDSRYYFNLGYCYSMLKDNKRALVNFNTAWALNNDDKDCEKAINLIINNYKNKKF
- a CDS encoding transglutaminase-like domain-containing protein — protein: MNNAINFIAENPIDIMLSVIFAYPIIKGFLFKFSSKNLKNDIEDAGSYVSFIIGSILGAYMTKSIFIENNKGIYKTIYDCIPKNIIYLIEGKPIIIYVVCMPIVIFIIYKIIDIIIACVNRITFYPLLDGLERLLREKSNFIKRIIGAICQTPKSICFILLATFFLNVFSMLGINQDYSRKLEKSDVYAFVSREFISPITNSNIAKELPKIINNSFKIVVKNDSQDSTENNGIGSKTIVYYNGITLNEGLRSNNEINDFARNLVKDKNSPKAKAKTIYDWIGKNIDYDYKKADSILDNNFAMKSGAINTFYTRKGICFDYACLYAAMGKANGLKVRVITGEGFNGSNWISHAWNQVYVEDEKRWINVDATFYKGGNYFDSSIFNLDHRQAKIAG